TGGCATCCACTTACCATGAAAAGATCAAATTTCCTGTGGGAGCCCGGGTAGAAGAAGTTCGAGGAGACCAACCTTCTTCCCGAAAATGCTATGTGGAAGCAGTTCGGGCTGATCAGAGCAAAACTAGGAGGGAAGAGAAGAAAGCGAGAGTAGATGAAGTGGGAGGAAGAGTAGTGGAGAAGGGGGAAGTACATTTTGTGGCAGAAGAGGAACATGAGACGATAGAGGTCGGACCAGGGCAGCAAATCCGGGTGGCTCGGGACCTCAGTACATCCACCCGGGTTAGTCTGATAAATTGTTTAAAAGCTAATATTCATGTGTTTGCCTGGTCCCAACAGGATTTGACATGGATCTCACCCCTAATATCGGAGCATCAATTGAATATTTTCCCGGGATCTCACCCGGTAAAATAGAAGAAGAGACACTTTGGTCCTGAAAAGGACAAAGTTATTAATGAATAAGTGAAGGAGCTGCAGAAGGCCGGCCACATTCGAGAAATTCAATTTCCTACATGGTTTTCAAATGTGGTGCTGGTACCTAAGTCCACTGGAAAGTGGAGAATGTGTGTAGATTTCCGCGACCTCAACAAAGCTTGCCCTAAAGACCATTACCCCCTGCCCAGAATTGACCAATTGGTGGATTCCAACTCGGGCTTTGAACTGCTGAGTTTCATGGATGCTTACCAGGGGTATCATCAAATTCCTTTGGCCAAGGGTGATCAAGATAAAGCCcgcttcatcacctcgggaggtacattttgctatgttgtaatgcctttcgggttAAAGAATGCAGGGGCTACTTACCAGCGTCTCATGAACAGAGTCTTTGAGAAACAACTGGGTCGGAATGTGGAGGTATACATGGGTGATATCTTGGGCAAGTCTAGAGAGGTGGCACATTTCATCGTTGATCTGGAGGAAACCTTTGCCACTCTAATGCGTTACGGGATAAAGCTCAACCCTGCCAAATGCATTTTTGGTGTGAAGAGTGGCAAGTTTTTGGGTTTCATAGTGACCGATCGGGAGATTGAggtaaatcaagaaaaagtcaaataaGTGATGTGCATGCCATCTCTCCGATCTGTCAAAGAAGTACAGAAGttgaccgggaggattgcttccCTTTCTCGATTTATCTCCCGGTCAGCACACAGGAGTTATCCTTTCTTTCAAGTCTTGAGGAAGGCCCAACAATTCGGATGGGATGAGAAATGTGAACAGGCCTTCCAGGACTTGAAGATTCACCTTGCAGAGCTCTCTGTATTGGTAAAGCCAGAACCCGGGGAAAAGCTATTCGTTTATCTGTCTACTACAGAGTATGCTGTCAGCTCGGTACTAATAAAGGAAGAAGGCTCTGACTAAAAGCCTGTTTACTATGTCAGCCATGCTCTAAGAGGCTCCGAGCTCTGGtacagtgaagtagagaagattgcCTTGGCCTTAATCATGACCGCCCGGAAGCTGCGACCTTACTTCCTGTCACATCAAATTATTGTTCTCACCAATAGTCCCCTCGGGAGGATTATGACTCACTCAGAAGTGTCCGGGCGAATGATCAAGTGGACAGTGGAATTGGGCGAGTATGACATTGAATATAAGCCCCGCGTTGCCATCAAAGCACAAGCTCTATCAGATTTTTTATCCGAGATGGTCCAACCCAATGAAGAGGAAGTATGGAGGGTGTTTGTGGATGGGGCGTCTAGCCTTGCGGGTTGTGGAGTAGGGGTTGTAATAATATCTCCCCTGAGAGAAAAGATTAAATTGGCATTAAGGATTGATTCCCGAGTAACCAATAATGAGGCCGAGTATGAAGCTGTCCTCGCAGGTATCCGAGCTGCCAGGGAAGTTGGAGCTTCCCGGATTATTCTGTATTCTGATTCACAGCTCATCACTCAACAGATAAAAGGTGTTTATGAAGCTAAGAATGAAAGGATGCTCAAATATTTACAGCTCATCCGAGCCCAAGCAAAAATCTTTGCTgattggagtattgaacaaATACCCAGGGAGGAGAATGGCGAGGCAGATGCTCTGGCAAAAATGGCTGCTTCTTTATCAGAAGTTAGCACCCGGGAGGTCTTGCATGTTTCTCGGCTGATCTTTTCCaccgaggaagaaatattaccaGTACCCGAGGGCTCCTGGGTGACACCTCTGATTAAACTAATTATGCATAATGGGCTACATGAGGACAAAGCTCAAGCTCAAAAGATTAAGAGACAAGctcccaggtttgttctcttaaataatattttgtatggGAGATCATTCCAGGGACCTCTTTTGAAATACTTATCAGAGAAAGAGGTGGATTATGTCCTCCGAGAGATTCATGAGGGGTGTTGTGCTGAGCACCTCGGAGGAATATCTTTGGCCCGGAAGACAATGCTTGCTGGGTTCTGGTCGCCAACTCTTAGTCAAGATTCTGCTCGGGTGGTCCAAGCTTGTGAGGGCTGTcaacatcattcaaattttcgACACAGCCCGGCCACTCTCATGAAGCCTATTTGGGCATCTTTCCCCTTTGATCAGTGGGGCATGGATATTGTAGGCCCTTTCTCGATTGCTCGAGCTCAGAAGAGATTCTTGCTAGTAGCTGTTGATTATTTTTCCAAGTGGGTAGAAGCTTTAAAATTTCTGAGcaggaagtttaaaaatttatgtGGAAGAACATTGTGTGCCGGTTTGGAGTGCCCAGAAGACTGATCTCGGAAAATGGAAGATAGTTTCAGGGCAAAGAAATTACGTCGTGGTGCCGGAAAATGAAGATCACTCAATCTTTCATCTCTGTGGCCTATCCTCAAGCTAATGGCCAAacagaagttgtcaatagaattattgtacaagcactgaaaacaaggCTACAAGGCAAAGGAAAAGATTGGGTGGAAGAATTACCCAGTATTCTCTGGGCTTACAGAACTACTCTccgggcacctactcaagaaactcctttcaacttggtatatggttctgaagcagtccTTCCAGTTGAAATCGGGCAAACTTCTTCttgggtagaatcttacccggatAATAATTACCAAAGCCGAGCCATGGAATTGGACTTGGTAGAAGAAAAGAGAGACCGAGCATTCTTTCGAATGGAGGCTTACAGGAGCAGggttatgaaatcatataacagaAAGGTCTGGATCCGAGA
This sequence is a window from Primulina tabacum isolate GXHZ01 chromosome 17, ASM2559414v2, whole genome shotgun sequence. Protein-coding genes within it:
- the LOC142530605 gene encoding uncharacterized protein LOC142530605; the encoded protein is MKITQSFISVAYPQANGQTEVVNRIIVQALKTRLQGKGKDWVEELPILPVEIGQTSSWVESYPDNNYQSRAMELDLVEEKRDRAFFRMEAYRSRVMKSYNRKVWIRDFQVGDLVLKKVNPAGDVRKVEAR
- the LOC142530602 gene encoding uncharacterized protein LOC142530602, with translation MISGGSTDGESNRARKSRSRRDCMEVEGIRRNDAVISFGLEDLKGVNLPHSDSLIIQARVANYDILRVFIDSSSYVNVIFKDAFVQMDLQGYHLEAVETAFFSFVGHVVYPEGEIVLPLTLCSQDLKKSVMTSFTVVDSPSSYNIILGRPAMNELRAVASTYHEKIKFPVGARVEEVRGDQPSSRKCYVEAVRADQSKTRREEKKARVDEVGGRVVEKGEVHFVAEEEHETIEELQKAGHIREIQFPTWFSNVVLVPKSTGKWRMCVDFRDLNKACPKDHYPLPRIDQLVDSNSGFELLSFMDAYQGYHQIPLAKGDQDKARFITSGGATYQRLMNRVFEKQLGRNVEVYMGDILGKSREVAHFIVDLEETFATLMRYGIKLNPAKCIFGVKSGKFLGFIVTDREIEAQQFGWDEKCEQAFQDLKIHLAELSVLVKPEPGEKLFVYLSTTEYAVSSVLIKEEGSD
- the LOC142530604 gene encoding uncharacterized protein LOC142530604 gives rise to the protein MIKWTVELGEYDIEYKPRVAIKAQALSDFLSEMVQPNEEEVWRVFVDGASSLAGCGVGVVIISPLREKIKLALRIDSRVTNNEAEYEAVLAGIRAAREVGASRIILYSDSQLITQQIKGVYEAKNERMLKYLQLIRAQAKIFADWSIEQIPREENGEADALAKMAASLSEVSTREVLHVSRLIFSTEEEILPVPEGSWVTPLIKLIMHNGLHEDKAQAQKIKRQAPRFVLLNNILYGRSFQGPLLKYLSEKEVDYVLREIHEGCCAEHLGGISLARKTMLAGFWSPTLSQDSARVVQACEGCQHHSNFRHSPATLMKPIWASFPFDQWGMDIVGPFSIARAQKRFLLVAVDYFSKWVEALKFLSRKFKNLCGRTLCAGLECPED